In a single window of the Cucumis melo cultivar AY chromosome 11, USDA_Cmelo_AY_1.0, whole genome shotgun sequence genome:
- the LOC103503006 gene encoding kiwellin-like: MGNLRLQLFSFILSIIMFFHLCGALSSCNGPCQTLNDCQGQLICINGICLDDPDVGTHICSGGGGGGGPSPRCQSIGNLNCKGKSFPQFKCSPPVTSSTRAVLTNNDFSKGGSGGDPSECDGKFHSNSDPIVALSTGWYNGGSRCGKMIKITASNGRSVLAKVVDECDSVNGCDKEHAGLPPCHNNIVDGSDAVWHALGLDIDIGEIPVTWSDA, encoded by the coding sequence ATGGGAAATTTGAGATTGCAActgttttcttttattctatCGATTATTATGTTTTTTCATCTTTGTGGAGCACTCTCTTCTTGCAACGGACCATGTCAAACCCTAAACGATTGTCAAGGACAATTGATTTGCATAAACGGTATATGCCTAGATGATCCCGACGTTGGCACACATATATGTTCTggtggaggaggaggaggaggaccTAGTCCTAGATGTCAATCAATTGGCAATTTGAATTGCAAGGGAAAGTCTTTTCCCCAATTCAAGTGCTCACCCCCAGTGACTTCCTCTACTCGAGCAGTGCTTACAAATAATGACTTTAGCAAAGGTGGGAGTGGAGGAGACCCATCAGAGTGTGATGGGAAGTTCCATAGTAACTCTGACCCAATAGTGGCATTGTCCACAGGTTGGTATAATGGAGGTTCTAGATGTGGGAAGATGATCAAGATTACTGCTTCAAATGGTAGATCGGTGCTGGCTAAGGTGGTGGATGAATGTGATTCTGTGAATGGATGTGACAAAGAGCATGCTGGTCTACCTCCTTGTCACAACAATATTGTGGATGGATCAGATGCAGTATGGCATGCTTTGGGACTTGATATAGATATTGGTGAAATACCTGTCACATGGTCTGATGCTTAG
- the LOC103503005 gene encoding kiwellin-like, with amino-acid sequence MAKLGWLVVSLSLFVLVTDLCEAISSCNGPCKTLNDCDGQLICIRGKCDDDPDVGSHVCSNGGGGGGSSPPSGNSCQPFSHKVCKGTSHPQYKCSPPVTSSTRAILTNNDFSQGGDGGGPSECDDKFHSNSELIVALSTGWYNRGSRCGKKIKITARNGKSVLAKVVDECDSINGCDTEHAQQPPCRNNIVDASNAVWDALGLDIDVGEEPINWSDVN; translated from the coding sequence ATGGCCAAGTTGGGATGGTTGGttgtttctctttctctttttgtaCTTGTTACCGATCTTTGCGAAGCAATCTCTTCTTGTAATGGCCCATGTAAGACCCTAAATGACTGCGATGGGCAATTGATTTGCATCAGAGGTAAATGCGACGATGATCCTGATGTGGGTAGTCATGTGTGTTCAAACGGAGGCGGTGGAGGGGGATCTTCCCCACCATCAGGCAATAGTTGTCAACCTTTTAGCCACAAAGTTTGTAAGGGAACATCACATCCGCAGTACAAGTGCTCGCCTCCAGTGACTTCCTCGACTAGAGCTATTCTTACAAACAACGACTTCAGCCAAGGTGGTGACGGTGGAGGTCCGTCAGAGTGTGACGATAAATTCCATAGTAACTCTGAATTAATAGTGGCATTGTCTACAGGTTGGTATAATAGAGGTTCGAGGTGTGGAAAGAAGATCAAAATTACTGCGAGAAATGGAAAGTCTGTGTTGGCTAAGGTGGTAGATGAGTGTGATTCGATAAACGGATGTGATACAGAACATGCTCAACAACCACCTTGCCGAAATAATATCGTAGATGCCTCAAATGCTGTATGGGATGCTTTGGGACTTGACATAGATGTAGGTGAAGAGCCTATTAATTGGTCTGATGTTAATTAG
- the LOC103503004 gene encoding lysM domain receptor-like kinase 3: MALDVAEIDPTPPFSPSKLFNGKSSSPSKNNSALFNTNNFPSISSSTTSFSTLHESLPESPHVFDFSEIIAATNNFLTNRISTASSTPSWRCTLHGKDVIIFQRKFQPQIGLQQFKDRFYKICLCHHTSIIQLLGISISADYLYLVYNFVNGAKLSDCLRSSKTPNFTVLSSWISRMQVATDLAHGLDYIHNKSGINISLTHNHIKSSSIIVTEPSFNARICHFGVAQLCNEDDWNKRIEKPSSEIFENSKKKMELKEKQLRLKSKKVQIKGVRGYMAPEYKSSGVATPMTDVYAFGVVILELLTGEEPVKFEFDRRKGNFVRVSLVESAMAVIEEGGGGDDVEGRLRKWVDRRLKDSFPIRVAEKITRLAIRCVDVDPAKRPNMAHVANKISKLYIESKIWSDNLVNLANLSMSLAPR; the protein is encoded by the coding sequence ATGGCGCTCGATGTTGCAGAGATTGATCCAACCCCTCCCTTCTCTCCTTCTAAACTCTTCAATGGAAAATCATCTTCCCCTTCCAAGAATAATTCCGCATTATTTAACACTAACAACTTCCcttccatttcttcttcaaCCACCTCCTTCTCCACCCTCCATGAATCTCTCCCCGAATCTCCTCACGTCTTCGATTTCTCTGAAATCATCGCCGCCACCAACAATTTCCTCACCAACCGAATCTCCACCGCATCTTCCACTCCCTCCTGGCGCTGCACACTTCATGGCAAGGATGTCATCATCTTCCAACGCAAGTTCCAGCCTCAAATCGGCCTTCAACAGTTTAAAGATCGCTTCTACAAGATCTGTCTGTGTCACCATACCAGTATAATTCAACTCCTCGGCATTTCTATCTCTGCCGATTATCTCtatttggtttacaatttcgtAAATGGAGCTAAGCTCTCCGATTGTTTGAGAAGCTCCAAAACCCCTAATTTCACTGTTTTATCCAGTTGGATTTCCAGAATGCAAGTCGCTACAGATTTGGCACACGGACTCGATTACATCCATAACAAATCAGGAATCAACATCAGTTTAACGCATAATCACATAAAGAGTAGCAGTATTATAGTAACAGAGCCTTCGTTTAACGCGAGAATTTGTCATTTTGGTGTAGCGCAACTCTGTAATGAGGATGATTGgaataaaagaattgaaaaaccTTCTAGCGAAATTTTCGAAAACTCAAAGAAGAAAATGGAGTTGAAAGAGAAGCAACTGCGGCTGAAATCGAAGAAAGTACAGATAAAAGGGGTTAGAGGATACATGGCGCCGGAGTACAAATCCAGCGGCGTAGCAACGCCGATGACGGACGTGTATGCATTTGGCGTCGTGATCTTAGAGCTGTTGACTGGTGAAGAGCCCGTGAAGTTCGAATTTGATAGAAGGAAAGGGAATTTCGTTAGGGTTTCTTTGGTTGAGAGTGCCATGGCGGTAATCGAAGAAGGTGGTGGTGGTGATGACGTGGAAGGGAGGTTGAGAAAGTGGGTAGACCGTAGGCTTAAGGACTCATTTCCGATACGCGTCGCGGAAAAGATTACTCGATTGGCTATTCGATGTGTCGACGTGGATCCAGCTAAGCGGCCTAATATGGCCCACGTGGCAAACAAGATTTCCAAGTTGTATATAGAGTCAAAAATTTGGTCTGATAATTTGGTAAACCTTGCCAACTTGTCAATGTCACTTGCTCCTCGATAG
- the LOC103503008 gene encoding kiwellin-like, translating into MAKLACLVSFFFLVLSLLSLSQAISLCSGPCQTLNDCQGQLICINGQCSDDPDVGTRICSSGSGSGGDGGKFPPSSSDGCEAFGKLHCKGKSFPQFKCSPRVTSSTRAILTNNDFSKGGDGGDPSECDGKFHHNSQPIVALSTGWYNRGSRCGQKIRITARNGRSVLAKVVDECDSINGCDKAHAHQPPCRNNIVDGSNGVWHALGLDINVGEEPVIWSDA; encoded by the coding sequence ATGGCAAAATTGGCTTGCTTggtctcttttttctttttggttcttTCTCTTCTAAGCCTTTCTCAAGCAATCTCTTTATGCAGTGGGCCATGTCAAACGTTGAACGATTGTCAAGGTCAATTGATTTGTATAAATGGCCAATGTAGTGATGATCCTGATGTTGGAACTCGCATTTGTTCAAGCGGCAGTGGTAGCGGAGGAGATGGAGGAAAATTTCCACCATCTTCAAGTGATGGTTGTGAGGCATTTGGAAAATTACATTGTAAAGGCAAATCGTTCCCCCAATTCAAGTGCTCCCCTAGAGTGACTTCCTCAACCCGAGCTATCCTTACAAATAATGACTTTAGTAAAGGTGGCGATGGAGGAGATCCATCTGAGTGTGATGGAAAGTTCCATCATAACTCTCAACCTATAGTGGCATTGTCCACAGGTTGGTACAATAGAGGATCTAGATGTGGACAGAAAATTAGAATTACAGCTAGAAATGGACGGTCGGTTTTGGCTAAGGTGGTGGACGAGTGTGATTCAATTAACGGATGCGACAAGGCACATGCTCACCAACCGCCATGTCGAAACAATATTGTGGATGGTTCAAATGGAGTGTGGCATGCTTTGGGACTTGATATAAATGTAGGTGAAGAACCTGTCATCTGGTCCGATGCTTGA